In Curtobacterium sp. TC1, the following proteins share a genomic window:
- a CDS encoding polysaccharide biosynthesis tyrosine autokinase, which translates to MRKGWVFILVLALVGVAAAAGFSLVKKPVYAASAQVFVSTETSGSASDLAQGNTFTQQRVLTYSNLVSTPIVLLPVISSLKLDMNADQLATMVSATAPTSTTLISISVEGTDPVQAANIANATSQSLTNVVQDIEATDASGKSTVKLTRVKQADVPSTPVSPNVPVNVALGLLVGLALGIGIAVLRETLDNRVRTELDVEKISDKPVIGGIAYDAKAAERPLIVQVDPRSPRAESFRTLRTNLQFLDIGTGARTFVMTSSMQSEGKSTTVANLAIALDSAGFRVILIDADLRRPRVAEYMDVEGNAGLTDVLIGRADLEDVAHPWGRGKLVVLPAGPIPPNPSELLGSRAMQDLIERLEQQFDYVLFDAPPLLPVTDAAILAKKASGAIIAVASGHTHKGQLAAAIASLENVGAPISGFVITKMPVKGPGAYGYGRYGYGYGYGQDDGATASVTPPKQPGKKLGVLRRAGR; encoded by the coding sequence TTGCGCAAGGGATGGGTCTTCATCCTGGTGCTGGCACTGGTCGGGGTCGCGGCCGCGGCCGGCTTCTCCCTGGTGAAGAAGCCGGTCTACGCAGCATCTGCGCAGGTCTTCGTCTCCACGGAGACGTCCGGCAGCGCGAGCGACCTGGCGCAGGGCAACACGTTCACCCAGCAGCGCGTGCTGACGTACTCGAACCTGGTGTCGACGCCCATCGTCCTGTTGCCGGTCATCTCGTCGCTCAAGCTCGACATGAACGCCGACCAGCTCGCGACCATGGTGTCGGCGACGGCGCCGACGAGCACCACCCTCATCTCCATCTCGGTGGAGGGCACCGATCCGGTGCAGGCCGCGAACATCGCGAACGCGACCTCGCAGAGCCTGACCAACGTCGTTCAGGACATCGAGGCCACCGACGCGAGCGGCAAGAGCACGGTCAAGCTCACCCGCGTCAAGCAGGCGGACGTCCCGAGCACCCCGGTCAGTCCGAACGTGCCCGTCAACGTCGCACTCGGCCTGCTCGTCGGGCTCGCACTCGGCATCGGGATCGCCGTGCTGCGCGAGACCCTGGACAACCGTGTCCGCACCGAGCTCGACGTCGAGAAGATCAGCGACAAGCCGGTCATCGGCGGGATCGCCTACGACGCCAAGGCCGCCGAGCGTCCGCTCATCGTGCAGGTCGACCCCCGCAGCCCCCGTGCCGAGTCCTTCCGGACGCTCCGCACGAACCTCCAGTTCCTCGACATCGGCACGGGCGCTCGGACCTTCGTCATGACGTCGTCGATGCAGTCCGAAGGCAAGAGCACGACCGTGGCGAACCTCGCGATCGCCCTGGACAGCGCCGGCTTCCGGGTCATCCTGATCGACGCCGATCTGCGCCGCCCCCGCGTCGCCGAGTACATGGACGTCGAGGGCAACGCCGGCCTCACCGACGTGCTCATCGGTCGTGCCGACCTCGAGGACGTCGCACACCCGTGGGGGCGCGGCAAGCTCGTGGTCCTGCCCGCCGGACCGATCCCGCCGAACCCGTCGGAACTCCTCGGCTCGCGCGCCATGCAGGACCTGATCGAACGCCTCGAGCAGCAGTTCGACTACGTGCTGTTCGACGCGCCGCCGCTGCTCCCGGTGACCGACGCGGCGATCCTGGCGAAGAAGGCATCGGGCGCGATCATCGCGGTCGCCTCGGGCCACACCCACAAGGGGCAACTGGCGGCAGCCATCGCATCGCTCGAGAACGTCGGCGCCCCGATCTCCGGCTTCGTCATCACCAAGATGCCCGTCAAGGGTCCCGGCGCCTACGGGTACGGCCGGTACGGGTACGGCTACGGCTACGGCCAGGACGACGGCGCCACCGCATCGGTGACGCCGCCGAAGCAACCCGGCAAGAAGCTCGGCGTGCTCCGTCGCGCCGGACGCTGA
- a CDS encoding PP2C family protein-serine/threonine phosphatase → MSRTTSVFESPLARQAPLSGLLALSAVLSITVPSLEVTDGSLFVGSLAVTGVATIVAALALALPHAVGLVPALLVLDFVAIALFRTSTGAGASVFTSLAVLPVVWCGSLRGRLTVVYAALGVTLVIMAPYFLTPTNVPGASELVRLGVTVIVFGTVAAVVQELSRRARRNVRAARLGEERVRAEIERAATVQRSLLPTSTGHLGADVAVAGACLPAKSVGGDFFDWYETNTGIAVTLGDVMGKGVGAGLIAAAVRATVRSARTVDDPSEALLRAADGLAAEASVTDVTFTTLFHARISTDGTFRWADAGHGLSLVLRSDGTVDRLRSSDLPLGMGLRDEWATTEGFLDAGDLLISFSDGVLDLFGGREDTVDAVADLARACGSEPTALVAALSARAEDIAHDDDVTVIAIRRAPVPADASAVPVRPVRRDRA, encoded by the coding sequence ATGTCTCGCACAACCAGCGTCTTCGAGAGCCCCCTCGCGCGGCAGGCTCCGCTCAGCGGGCTGCTGGCGCTCAGTGCGGTCCTCTCGATCACGGTGCCGTCGCTCGAGGTGACGGACGGCAGCCTGTTCGTCGGGAGCCTGGCGGTCACCGGGGTCGCGACGATCGTTGCTGCCCTGGCACTCGCGCTCCCCCACGCCGTCGGACTCGTGCCGGCGTTGCTGGTGCTCGACTTCGTGGCGATCGCGCTGTTCCGGACGAGCACAGGCGCAGGTGCCTCGGTCTTCACCTCGCTCGCCGTCCTGCCGGTCGTCTGGTGCGGGTCCCTCCGTGGGCGCCTGACCGTCGTGTACGCGGCGCTGGGAGTGACGCTCGTGATCATGGCGCCCTACTTCCTGACGCCGACGAACGTCCCCGGTGCGAGCGAGCTCGTCCGCCTCGGTGTCACCGTCATCGTGTTCGGAACGGTCGCGGCGGTCGTGCAGGAGCTCTCGCGGCGAGCGCGGCGCAACGTCCGCGCTGCCCGGCTGGGTGAGGAGCGCGTCCGCGCGGAGATCGAGCGGGCTGCCACCGTCCAGCGGTCCCTGCTCCCGACGTCGACCGGCCACCTGGGCGCCGACGTCGCGGTGGCGGGCGCCTGTCTGCCGGCGAAGTCGGTCGGTGGTGACTTCTTCGACTGGTACGAGACGAACACCGGGATCGCCGTCACCCTCGGGGACGTGATGGGCAAGGGTGTCGGGGCCGGGCTCATCGCGGCGGCCGTGCGCGCCACGGTCCGCAGTGCCCGCACCGTGGACGACCCGTCCGAGGCCCTCCTCCGCGCAGCCGACGGGCTGGCCGCCGAGGCCAGCGTGACCGACGTGACGTTCACCACGCTGTTCCACGCGCGCATCTCGACCGACGGCACCTTCCGGTGGGCGGACGCGGGCCACGGATTGAGCCTGGTGCTCCGGTCGGACGGCACCGTGGACCGGCTCCGGTCGAGCGACCTCCCGCTCGGGATGGGGCTCCGCGACGAGTGGGCGACGACCGAGGGGTTCCTCGACGCCGGCGACCTGCTCATCTCGTTCAGTGACGGCGTGCTCGACCTGTTCGGCGGGCGCGAGGACACCGTCGACGCGGTGGCCGACCTTGCGCGGGCCTGCGGGTCCGAGCCCACTGCGCTCGTGGCGGCGCTGTCCGCGCGGGCCGAGGACATTGCGCACGACGACGACGTGACGGTGATCGCGATCCGGCGAGCGCCGGTCCCGGCTGACGCCTCCGCGGTGCCGGTCCGTCCGGTGCGCCGGGACCGAGCCTGA
- a CDS encoding CPBP family intramembrane glutamic endopeptidase: MQPEPDAPTAARPPSAVRDLQVIVVALLVAVLLSRIVGGVARTGGLPSPVAQVLVADLAVWVPLALGVGWVLRKSAPAALVRRLGLGWADAVAAIGIVIVCRGLDAVLSVAFFGVTGLTPQPTLGTPDVLLLVVSAIGVCLVSPVLEEIVFRGVMQRRLSAELTPRTRFLAVLVTAFAFALMHLAISTPASSVAGFEVFVTTFVLGLLTGTLVAMTGRIGGAVLAHVLFNTVAVVLTWPR; the protein is encoded by the coding sequence ATGCAGCCCGAACCGGACGCGCCGACCGCCGCCCGCCCTCCCTCGGCGGTGCGGGACCTGCAGGTCATCGTGGTCGCCCTCCTGGTCGCCGTGCTGCTGTCCCGGATCGTCGGGGGCGTCGCCCGGACTGGGGGTCTGCCCTCCCCGGTCGCGCAGGTGCTGGTCGCCGACCTGGCCGTGTGGGTCCCGCTCGCGCTCGGTGTCGGGTGGGTGCTCCGGAAGTCCGCTCCGGCTGCCCTCGTGCGGCGGCTCGGGCTCGGGTGGGCCGATGCCGTCGCGGCCATCGGCATCGTCATCGTCTGCCGCGGGCTCGACGCCGTGCTGTCCGTCGCGTTCTTCGGTGTGACCGGGCTGACGCCGCAGCCGACCCTCGGCACGCCGGACGTGCTGCTGCTCGTGGTCTCGGCGATCGGGGTGTGCCTGGTCAGTCCGGTGCTCGAGGAGATCGTGTTCCGCGGTGTCATGCAGCGCCGGTTGTCGGCCGAGCTGACGCCGCGCACGCGGTTCCTGGCGGTGCTGGTGACCGCGTTCGCGTTCGCGCTGATGCACCTGGCGATCAGCACGCCCGCGTCGTCGGTCGCGGGCTTCGAGGTCTTCGTGACGACGTTCGTGCTCGGTCTGCTGACGGGGACGCTCGTCGCGATGACCGGACGCATCGGCGGGGCGGTCCTGGCGCACGTCCTGTTCAACACCGTGGCCGTCGTGCTCACCTGGCCGCGCTGA